In the Arachis ipaensis cultivar K30076 chromosome B04, Araip1.1, whole genome shotgun sequence genome, GAGTGGTATAGGTATGCAGATAATAGGAAAAAGATTGTGAACTTCTGCTCTTACATCGTGAGGGGCTCGCTTGCAAAGCTATATGCTGCAAAATACAAGCTCCGGTCAAGAGCAAAAGTATACAAAATCGGTGCGCGTAACCTGAGCCgcccattgaaggagaagaaagggCAGTCTCCTGAGTATCAGAATTTGCTAAGGATGGGCCTTGCCGAGTCAATCGATGGGCTCAAATATACAAGGTTGTCTCTTGTACCGGAGGCAGATTATACTCCATTCCCTAGTAACTGGAGACCGGATCATGAAAAGTCATTGCTGGAATATATAAAACTAGAGGATCCAAAGACATTGGAGGAGCAACAAAGCAGCATAAGGGAACAAGGTCTTGTTTCACCACAAGATTACATTTCAATGCTTGTTTGGAATTACAAAAGGAGTACTCTTCCTAGGGATCAGCTCTCCTTTGTTAAGAGCGATGAAAGTACGGTGGGAAATCAACAGTTGCTGGTTGGCTCGAACCAGGATGAAGATGACCGCAAAAGCAACGAGGAAGAAAATGATGAAAATATGGATGCAGCACAAATGTAACAAAAGGTTTGTAATGTACTCACAAATCAATATTTTAGTTTAGCTTATGCTTTCTTTGATTACCCATACGTTCTTTCAATATATATTGGACATGCCGAGAGTTTGAGTCTTATTTTTGTTTCCTGCTATAATTTACATTACAAATTGACAATATTTTTAGCTACTGCCTCTCTCCGTTTGGTGCTAGTGATGGTATAACATACTTATGTATTGTTATATTTGCCACTTTAATAAACTGTAGGATACTACCATGATCACTATCAACAAACCAATCTTTAGTCCAACTATGAGTTGTTGGCTACATGGAATTCTATTATGCTGTTCATCATAAACTCATGAATCACTACGTATTGTAGTTGTACACTGGACTTTCGAGTTTTGCCTCTCCTTCTTGTCATATTAGCAGCATTGTCAGAATATCTGTTTGACTCAATTTTTGGTATTCTTGtagaaaaagtataggaaccaacgtttaagtagttaatattagccattttttttctttattgaaaaattattttttaacccTCATTTTTGGAATATTTAGTGTTGGGGGttagaatttaagatttaggatttagaatttcgaatttaagattaaaaaaatagCAGATATTAGCCGAAGAAAGTTGACAACTTAGTTAAACTTATTCTTATAACTTACTCATCAATGCCAAATGTTTTACCTGGCCTCTTACTTCAACAGTTCAACCTGTCTGAATG is a window encoding:
- the LOC107638837 gene encoding uncharacterized protein LOC107638837, with product MFLDHVLCRRVVYPTLRYTATGGKIISEKGVGTLLSVTASLKQCIKQFRKLNFLKGDRDPDPQPCFRMFHATQAHTNAQMNKFLGTMAEWYRYADNRKKIVNFCSYIVRGSLAKLYAAKYKLRSRAKVYKIGARNLSRPLKEKKGQSPEYQNLLRMGLAESIDGLKYTRLSLVPEADYTPFPSNWRPDHEKSLLEYIKLEDPKTLEEQQSSIREQGLVSPQDYISMLVWNYKRSTLPRDQLSFVKSDESTVGNQQLLVGSNQDEDDRKSNEEENDENMDAAQM